The Fictibacillus arsenicus genome contains a region encoding:
- a CDS encoding HAD family hydrolase: MIKALVFDFDGTILDTETQHYNAFQEMYKEHGSELPLEVWGECIGTHSGFNPYEYLEEQINKKLNHEELRIKKTERALALIKEQKPLPGIENYLKAAKEMGLKIGLASSSSRQWVMEHLERIGLSHYFEVIKTADDVEKVKPDPALYLKAVDELGVKPGEAIAFEDSVNGSLAAKKAGLYCVAIPNPVTRHMQFDEVDHQMESIAELELAALIQLVEQHKL, encoded by the coding sequence TTGATTAAAGCACTCGTTTTTGATTTTGATGGTACGATTCTGGATACTGAAACTCAGCATTACAATGCATTTCAAGAAATGTATAAAGAACATGGAAGTGAGCTGCCTCTGGAAGTGTGGGGTGAATGCATAGGGACTCATTCTGGTTTTAACCCTTATGAATACTTAGAAGAACAAATTAACAAAAAGCTGAATCATGAAGAATTAAGGATAAAGAAAACAGAGCGAGCATTAGCCTTAATTAAAGAACAAAAACCGCTTCCTGGAATAGAAAACTATCTAAAAGCAGCTAAAGAGATGGGATTGAAGATAGGACTTGCATCCAGTTCTTCGCGGCAATGGGTAATGGAACATCTTGAAAGAATCGGTCTCAGCCATTATTTTGAAGTGATCAAAACAGCTGATGATGTCGAAAAAGTTAAACCAGATCCGGCATTATATCTTAAAGCGGTAGATGAACTAGGAGTTAAACCGGGAGAAGCAATCGCATTTGAAGACTCTGTTAATGGTTCTTTGGCTGCTAAAAAGGCAGGTCTCTATTGTGTAGCTATTCCAAACCCCGTAACAAGACATATGCAATTTGATGAAGTGGATCATCAAATGGAGTCGATAGCAGAGCTTGAACTAGCTGCACTTATACAGCTAGTTGAACAACATAAATTATGA
- a CDS encoding bifunctional GNAT family N-acetyltransferase/carbon-nitrogen hydrolase family protein, with product MSEIDVSKFEKKIELRNIQFEDIDEILKLQKVCFPGNMEPWQRDQLESHLRIFQEGQFCVTYEGKIVGSCSSLMVNFDEYDDKHTWDGITDKGYITNHDPEGFNLYGIEVMVHPEYRRMKIGARLYEARKELAEQKNLKSIILGGRIPNYHKYSKEMTPREYVREVIQHNIYDPVLTFQLMNGFTIMRLNKSYLPDDKQSKAYATLMEWNNVDYIPNKTKKYFKTTEPVRITTIQYMMKSIDSFEDFATQVEYYTDVAADQGSDFAVFPELLTTQLLSFCEEKSPSLAIRKLTEFTEQYIELFTNLAVRYNVNIIGGSHFVEEDGDIYNVAYLFRRDGTIDKQYKLHITPNERKWWGISAGDKVQVFDTDCGKVAILICYDIEFPELSRIVTDQGAKIIFTPFCTEDRQGYLRVRYCSQARAIENEIYTAIAGTVGNLSQVENMDIQYAQSGIFTPSDFSFPRDGIVGECHPNIETVVVGDVDLEILRRQRKTGSVTLLRDRRLDLYSVIQKDKSK from the coding sequence ATGAGCGAGATCGATGTTTCAAAATTTGAGAAAAAGATAGAACTTAGAAATATACAATTTGAAGATATTGATGAAATTTTAAAACTGCAAAAAGTATGCTTTCCTGGAAACATGGAGCCTTGGCAGCGGGATCAGCTGGAAAGCCACCTTCGTATTTTCCAAGAGGGTCAATTCTGTGTAACGTATGAAGGGAAAATCGTCGGAAGCTGTTCGAGTCTGATGGTGAATTTCGATGAATATGATGATAAGCATACGTGGGATGGAATCACAGACAAAGGCTATATTACAAATCATGACCCAGAAGGCTTTAATTTGTATGGGATTGAAGTTATGGTTCATCCAGAATACCGCCGTATGAAAATAGGAGCCAGGCTTTATGAGGCACGCAAAGAGCTGGCTGAACAAAAAAACTTGAAGAGTATTATATTGGGCGGAAGAATTCCAAACTATCATAAGTATTCAAAAGAGATGACACCGAGAGAATATGTTCGTGAAGTGATCCAGCATAATATTTATGATCCTGTTTTAACGTTTCAGCTAATGAATGGTTTCACGATCATGCGTTTAAATAAAAGCTATCTGCCAGATGATAAGCAGTCTAAGGCATATGCCACTTTAATGGAATGGAACAATGTCGATTACATTCCGAATAAAACAAAGAAATATTTTAAAACAACTGAACCCGTAAGGATCACAACGATTCAATACATGATGAAATCAATCGATTCTTTTGAAGATTTTGCAACTCAAGTGGAGTATTATACGGACGTTGCAGCAGATCAAGGTTCAGATTTTGCAGTTTTTCCTGAATTACTTACAACACAGCTCTTATCATTTTGCGAAGAAAAGAGCCCAAGCTTGGCGATCCGTAAATTAACTGAGTTCACGGAGCAGTATATCGAATTGTTTACGAACCTTGCTGTAAGATACAATGTGAACATCATCGGGGGATCACACTTTGTCGAAGAAGATGGCGACATATACAATGTAGCGTATTTGTTCAGAAGAGACGGTACGATCGATAAGCAATATAAACTTCATATCACACCAAATGAACGAAAATGGTGGGGGATCTCTGCTGGAGATAAAGTACAAGTATTTGATACAGATTGCGGTAAAGTTGCTATTCTTATCTGTTATGATATCGAGTTTCCTGAACTATCCCGTATTGTTACGGATCAGGGTGCTAAAATTATTTTCACACCGTTTTGTACAGAAGACCGTCAAGGATATTTGCGAGTACGTTATTGTTCTCAAGCCCGTGCTATAGAAAATGAAATCTATACGGCGATTGCAGGAACAGTAGGGAACCTGTCACAAGTAGAAAACATGGACATTCAATATGCCCAGTCAGGTATCTTCACACCTTCTGATTTCTCTTTCCCAAGAGACGGTATTGTCGGAGAATGCCATCCGAATATCGAAACGGTAGTGGTAGGTGATGTAGATCTTGAAATCCTGAGAAGACAGCGTAAAACAGGCAGTGTTACGCTGCTTAGAGATAGACGTCTTGATTTATATAGTGTGATCCAAAAAGATAAGAGTAAATAA
- a CDS encoding VOC family protein gives MEVQGINHITIRVSELSRAVHFYENILGAKIVHRGNTDVYLDISGIWLCLLEIKKAKPKQKDQLGVDHFAFSVSERNFPKAAVYLKEKQVIITRGPIERGGGWTISFLDPDGNELELFTGSLNERMKQWK, from the coding sequence ATTGAGGTTCAGGGAATCAATCATATAACCATAAGAGTTTCAGAACTATCTAGAGCCGTTCATTTTTATGAAAATATTTTAGGTGCAAAAATAGTGCATAGAGGGAATACAGATGTATACTTGGACATTAGCGGAATCTGGTTATGTTTACTGGAAATCAAAAAAGCAAAACCTAAACAAAAAGATCAACTCGGTGTGGATCACTTTGCTTTTTCGGTTTCTGAAAGAAACTTCCCTAAAGCTGCTGTTTACCTCAAAGAAAAACAAGTTATTATAACGAGGGGACCTATCGAAAGAGGCGGAGGATGGACGATAAGTTTTCTAGATCCTGACGGCAATGAACTGGAATTATTTACAGGTTCTCTTAATGAGCGTATGAAACAATGGAAGTAA